In a single window of the Micromonospora inositola genome:
- a CDS encoding Tex family protein — protein sequence MTQSVHQRIADELGVAERQVRAAVELLDGGATVPFIARYRKEATGLLDDAQLRTLEERLRYLRELDERRAAVLESIRSQGKLDEALAAQIMAADSKSRLEDIYLPYKPKRRTRAQIAREAGLEPLADTLLADPAQDPRATAAGFVDAERGVADAAAALDGARAILVERFAEDADLIGTLREQMWSRGRLVSRVREGQEAAGAKFADYFDFAEPYTRLPSHRILAMFRGEKEGVLDLTMAPESEGDADALPTGPSRYEAAVAGRFRVSDQGRPADRWLADTVRWAWRTRILIHLGADLRTRLWQAAEEEAVRVFATNLRDLLLAAPAGSRPTMGLDPGLRTGVKVAVVDATGKVVATDTIYPHEPRRQWDASIETLAKLAGAHGVDLIAIGNGTASRETDKLAGDLIKRYPQLNLTKVVVSEAGASVYSASAYASQELPGLDVSLRGAVSIARRLQDPLAELVKIDPRSIGVGQYQHDLSEVKLSRSLDAVVEDCVNGVGVDVNTASAPLLTRVSGIGAGLAENIVLHRDANGPFRTRSELKKVARLGPKAFEQCAGFLRIPGGDDPLDSSSVHPEAYPVVRRILASTGQDLRSLIGKSAILRGLKATDFVDDTFGLPTVTDILRELEKPGRDPRPAFKTATFAEGVEKISDLVPGMLLEGVVTNVAAFGAFVDVGVHQDGLVHVSAMSNTFVKDPRDVVKSGDVVRVKVLDVDVPRKRISLTLRLEDEKPSGVGRPGSDGGRSERGGGRGGRDGGTGRGGAGGGRGDRGGARGAQRQGRGGATPAPANGAVADALRRAGLA from the coding sequence GTGACCCAGTCTGTGCACCAGCGGATCGCCGACGAGCTCGGCGTCGCCGAACGGCAGGTACGAGCGGCCGTGGAGCTGCTCGACGGCGGCGCCACCGTGCCGTTCATCGCCCGCTACCGCAAGGAGGCCACCGGCCTACTCGACGACGCCCAGCTGCGCACCCTGGAGGAGCGGCTGCGCTACCTGCGCGAGCTGGACGAGCGGCGCGCCGCGGTGCTGGAGTCCATCCGGAGCCAGGGCAAGCTCGACGAGGCCCTGGCAGCCCAGATCATGGCGGCCGACTCGAAGTCCCGGCTGGAGGACATCTACCTGCCGTACAAGCCGAAGCGGCGGACCCGGGCGCAGATCGCCCGCGAGGCCGGGCTGGAGCCCCTCGCCGACACGCTGCTGGCCGACCCGGCGCAGGACCCGCGCGCGACCGCGGCCGGCTTCGTCGACGCGGAGCGGGGCGTCGCGGACGCCGCGGCCGCCCTCGACGGGGCGCGGGCCATCCTCGTCGAGCGGTTCGCCGAGGACGCCGACCTGATCGGCACGCTGCGCGAGCAGATGTGGTCGCGGGGCCGGCTCGTCTCCCGGGTACGCGAGGGCCAGGAGGCCGCCGGCGCCAAGTTCGCCGACTACTTCGACTTCGCCGAGCCGTACACCCGGCTCCCCTCGCATCGGATCCTGGCCATGTTCCGGGGCGAGAAGGAGGGCGTGCTCGACCTGACCATGGCCCCGGAGTCCGAGGGCGACGCCGACGCCCTGCCGACCGGCCCCAGCCGGTACGAGGCCGCGGTCGCCGGCCGGTTCCGCGTCAGCGACCAGGGGCGGCCCGCCGACCGGTGGCTGGCCGACACGGTGCGCTGGGCCTGGCGTACCCGGATCCTCATCCACCTGGGCGCGGACCTGCGGACGCGGCTCTGGCAGGCGGCCGAGGAGGAGGCGGTCCGGGTCTTCGCCACCAACCTGCGCGACCTGCTGCTCGCCGCGCCCGCCGGTTCCCGCCCCACCATGGGCCTCGACCCGGGCCTGCGGACCGGCGTGAAGGTGGCCGTGGTGGACGCTACCGGCAAAGTGGTCGCCACCGACACGATCTACCCGCACGAACCCCGCCGGCAGTGGGACGCGTCCATCGAGACCCTGGCCAAGCTGGCCGGGGCGCACGGGGTCGACCTGATCGCCATCGGCAACGGCACCGCCAGCCGGGAGACCGACAAGCTGGCCGGTGACCTGATCAAGCGGTACCCGCAGCTCAACCTCACCAAGGTGGTGGTCTCCGAGGCCGGCGCGTCGGTCTACTCCGCCTCCGCGTACGCCTCGCAGGAGCTGCCCGGGCTGGACGTGTCGCTGCGCGGCGCGGTCTCCATCGCCCGCCGCCTCCAGGATCCGCTGGCCGAACTGGTCAAGATCGACCCGCGCTCGATCGGCGTCGGGCAGTACCAGCACGACCTCTCCGAGGTGAAGCTCTCCCGCTCGCTGGACGCGGTGGTCGAGGACTGCGTCAACGGGGTGGGGGTGGACGTCAACACCGCGTCTGCTCCGCTGCTGACCCGGGTCTCCGGCATCGGCGCCGGGCTGGCCGAGAACATCGTGCTGCACCGGGACGCCAACGGGCCGTTCCGCACCCGGTCGGAACTGAAGAAGGTGGCCCGGCTCGGCCCGAAGGCCTTCGAGCAGTGTGCCGGCTTCCTCCGGATCCCCGGCGGCGACGACCCGCTGGACTCCTCCAGCGTGCATCCCGAGGCGTACCCGGTGGTGCGGCGGATACTGGCCAGCACCGGGCAGGACCTGCGCTCGCTGATCGGGAAGTCGGCCATCCTGCGTGGGCTGAAGGCGACCGACTTCGTCGACGACACGTTCGGCCTGCCCACCGTCACCGACATTCTGCGCGAGCTGGAGAAGCCGGGCCGGGACCCGCGGCCGGCGTTCAAGACCGCCACCTTCGCCGAGGGCGTGGAGAAGATCAGCGACCTGGTCCCCGGCATGCTGCTGGAGGGGGTGGTCACCAACGTGGCGGCCTTCGGCGCGTTCGTGGACGTCGGGGTGCACCAGGACGGCCTGGTGCACGTCTCGGCGATGTCGAACACCTTCGTCAAGGACCCGCGGGACGTGGTGAAGTCCGGCGACGTGGTCCGGGTCAAGGTGCTCGACGTCGACGTGCCGCGCAAGCGGATCTCGCTGACCCTGCGGCTGGAGGACGAGAAGCCGTCGGGAGTTGGACGGCCAGGGTCCGACGGCGGGCGCAGCGAGCGCGGCGGCGGCCGGGGCGGCCGCGACGGCGGCACCGGCCGAGGCGGCGCGGGCGGTGGTCGGGGCGACCGCGGCGGAGCCCGGGGAGCCCAGCGTCAGGGTCGCGGCGGAGCTACGCCAGCCCCGGCCAACGGCGCGGTGGCCGACGCCCTGCGCCGGGCCGGGCTGGCCTGA
- a CDS encoding sugar transferase encodes MRPGLTGRAQLRGRNSLSWEENFAYHVRYIDTRCLRLDLRILLDYTVRTGRYNGLLEDRP; translated from the coding sequence GTGCGGCCCGGATTGACGGGTCGGGCCCAGCTACGCGGTCGCAACTCGCTCAGCTGGGAGGAGAATTTCGCCTACCACGTGCGGTACATCGACACCCGCTGTCTCCGACTCGATCTGCGCATCCTGCTGGATTACACCGTCCGAACCGGTCGGTACAACGGCCTTCTCGAAGATCGACCCTGA
- a CDS encoding polysaccharide biosynthesis protein translates to MPPSTALQHTSDALPRRRVRRPTAAALLVGDTAGWVAGLTAAAWTRYEFNVTAGQLTRAVGAGLAAALLHVAISWAQRRHWGRYPVGSVQEAQALAATAASTGIAMLLAVIPLVQRPVPASSPLVGAAIALLCMLAIRCAYRRHNDRALRPDARFATPVLLFGTGSAGQGLLRAMLSDPRGRYLPVGLLDDDPEKRHLRVDGVPVLGGRGEIAAAVRQTFATTLILSVANADAALIRELRTLTLSTGAEFKVLPPVRELVDQRVSVADVRSPNIADLLGRRQVVTDLFINDDGLRGRRVLVTGAGGSIGSELCRQLMKANPGELMMLDRDESAMHSLQMSLSGRALLDGPELILADLRDDEGIRRIIRERRPDVIFHAAALKHLTLLQRHPGEAVKTNVWGTLSVLEACRDVGRFVNISTDKAADPVSVLGYSKRITERLTAHAASRFPGTFLSVRFGNVLSSRGSVVTAFQRQIESGLPLTVTHPEVTRYLMTVHEAVHLVLQAAEIGRDGEALVLDMGEPVRIADLARQMAEQAASPVPIVYTGLRPGEKLHENLFGAGETDTRPLHPLVSHVTVPVLDPMELSRLDPYDDPEKTVAQLALLCDQPAAPSVRGAVQPPHSH, encoded by the coding sequence ATGCCGCCCAGCACCGCACTCCAGCACACCTCGGACGCACTCCCGCGACGAAGAGTCCGGCGCCCGACCGCAGCTGCGTTGCTCGTCGGCGACACCGCGGGCTGGGTGGCCGGCCTGACCGCTGCGGCCTGGACGAGATACGAGTTCAACGTCACCGCCGGCCAGCTCACCCGGGCCGTCGGCGCCGGCTTGGCCGCGGCCCTGCTTCACGTGGCCATCTCCTGGGCGCAGCGCAGGCACTGGGGCCGCTACCCGGTCGGCAGCGTGCAGGAGGCGCAAGCCTTGGCGGCGACAGCCGCCAGTACCGGCATCGCAATGCTGCTCGCCGTCATCCCACTGGTCCAGCGGCCCGTGCCCGCAAGCTCGCCACTGGTCGGGGCGGCGATCGCCCTGCTCTGCATGCTGGCGATTCGCTGCGCGTACCGCCGCCACAACGACCGGGCGCTACGCCCCGATGCGCGCTTCGCGACTCCGGTGCTGCTGTTCGGGACCGGCTCTGCCGGCCAGGGGCTGCTGCGGGCGATGCTCAGCGACCCGCGCGGCCGGTACCTGCCGGTCGGGCTGCTCGACGACGACCCGGAGAAACGGCACCTGCGCGTCGACGGTGTACCGGTGCTCGGCGGCCGCGGCGAGATCGCCGCCGCCGTCCGGCAGACCTTCGCCACCACGCTGATCCTCTCGGTGGCCAACGCGGACGCCGCGCTGATCCGGGAACTCCGAACGCTGACCCTGTCGACCGGCGCCGAGTTCAAGGTGCTCCCTCCCGTCCGGGAACTCGTCGATCAACGGGTCAGCGTGGCCGACGTGCGTAGCCCCAACATCGCGGATCTGCTCGGCCGACGGCAGGTGGTCACCGACCTGTTCATCAACGACGACGGACTGCGTGGCCGTCGCGTGCTGGTGACCGGCGCCGGCGGCTCGATCGGCTCAGAACTCTGCCGGCAGTTGATGAAGGCGAACCCGGGTGAGCTGATGATGCTGGACCGGGACGAGTCGGCCATGCACAGCCTTCAGATGTCGCTGTCCGGCCGGGCCCTGCTGGACGGCCCCGAACTGATCCTCGCCGACCTGCGGGACGACGAGGGCATCCGGCGGATCATCCGGGAGCGGCGGCCGGACGTGATCTTCCACGCCGCGGCGCTCAAGCACCTCACGCTGCTGCAGCGGCATCCGGGCGAAGCGGTCAAGACGAACGTCTGGGGCACGCTCTCGGTGCTCGAGGCCTGCCGCGATGTGGGCCGGTTCGTGAACATCTCCACCGACAAGGCGGCCGACCCGGTCAGTGTCCTCGGTTACTCCAAGCGGATCACCGAGCGGTTGACCGCGCACGCCGCCTCGCGCTTTCCCGGCACCTTCCTCAGCGTCCGGTTCGGCAACGTGTTGAGCAGCCGTGGCTCAGTGGTCACGGCGTTCCAGCGGCAGATCGAGTCCGGTCTCCCGCTGACCGTCACCCATCCCGAGGTGACCCGCTACCTGATGACCGTGCATGAGGCGGTGCACCTGGTGCTGCAGGCCGCCGAGATCGGCCGGGACGGGGAGGCGCTGGTGCTGGACATGGGCGAGCCGGTCCGCATCGCCGACCTGGCCCGGCAGATGGCCGAGCAGGCGGCCAGCCCCGTCCCGATCGTCTACACCGGGCTCCGGCCCGGCGAGAAGCTGCACGAGAACCTCTTCGGAGCCGGCGAGACCGACACCCGGCCGCTGCACCCGCTGGTCTCCCACGTGACGGTGCCGGTGCTCGACCCGATGGAGCTCAGCCGCCTCGACCCGTACGACGATCCGGAGAAGACCGTCGCGCAGCTCGCCCTGCTCTGCGACCAGCCGGCCGCCCCGTCCGTCAGGGGTGCGGTCCAGCCGCCGCACTCCCACTGA
- a CDS encoding LCP family protein produces MTALAVVLLFVLIGGGGLGSWLYVRSLENDVDKVDAFQGLQDEQRPVRAADSALNFLVVGKDQSEPSDTVSRTDTIMLVHVPHSRDRAQLISIPRDTWTTIPQSLPEDGGGPTKAKINAAYAWGGTPLLVRTIEGFTGVRIDHVVLLDFAGFGKVIDVLGGVDVTVDKPFTPMAVPGRVYQPGVHHMDSVMALDYARQRKQFADGDFSRMRHQQAIIAAVMRDASRKGVLANPAQLNDFLRATAGAVQVDRGLSVFDTVWDLREIRADDLTMLTSPTTGVGMVGDQSVMFPDMAASAKLFAAVKNDKMNDWLAAHPSAVNPN; encoded by the coding sequence GTGACGGCACTGGCCGTGGTCCTCTTGTTCGTGCTGATCGGCGGCGGTGGCCTCGGCAGCTGGCTGTACGTGCGATCGCTGGAGAACGACGTCGACAAGGTCGACGCGTTCCAGGGTCTGCAGGACGAGCAGCGACCGGTCCGCGCCGCGGATTCCGCGCTCAACTTCCTCGTCGTCGGCAAGGACCAGTCCGAGCCAAGCGACACCGTCTCGCGCACCGACACGATCATGCTGGTCCACGTGCCGCACAGCCGGGACCGGGCGCAGCTCATCTCGATCCCGCGCGACACCTGGACCACGATCCCGCAGTCGCTGCCCGAGGACGGTGGCGGGCCGACCAAGGCGAAGATCAACGCGGCGTACGCCTGGGGCGGGACGCCGCTGCTGGTCCGCACGATCGAGGGCTTCACGGGCGTCCGCATCGACCACGTCGTCCTGCTGGACTTCGCCGGCTTCGGCAAGGTCATCGACGTCCTCGGTGGCGTGGACGTCACCGTCGACAAACCGTTCACCCCGATGGCCGTGCCCGGCAGGGTCTACCAACCGGGCGTGCACCACATGGACAGCGTCATGGCGCTCGACTACGCCCGGCAGCGCAAGCAGTTCGCCGACGGCGACTTCTCCCGGATGCGGCACCAGCAGGCGATCATCGCCGCGGTGATGCGGGACGCGAGCCGGAAGGGCGTTCTGGCCAATCCGGCCCAGCTCAACGACTTCCTGCGGGCCACCGCCGGTGCCGTGCAGGTGGACCGGGGCCTGTCAGTGTTCGACACCGTATGGGACCTGCGTGAGATCCGCGCCGACGACCTCACGATGCTGACGAGCCCCACCACCGGGGTGGGCATGGTCGGCGACCAGAGCGTCATGTTTCCCGACATGGCCGCCTCGGCGAAGCTCTTCGCGGCGGTGAAGAACGACAAGATGAACGACTGGTTGGCCGCGCACCCCTCGGCCGTCAACCCGAACTGA
- a CDS encoding DUF389 domain-containing protein, with amino-acid sequence MLHLRIIAPTDEAKAVTDLLAEEAGVAHLAVLPGAARRPPGDLILCDVVRESADQVLRRLQELGVEARGGISADDVELTVSAAAEKAAREAPGHGEDAVVWDEIAAKTGEQTVLTGTYLVLIMVATMIAGVGVLLDQPILIVGAMVVGPEFGPLAALCVALLRRNRRIIVRSVQALVVGFLAAMAVTVLSTWALTAAGLVGRQMLLAERPLTDFIWRPDALSWVIGLLAGVAGMLSLTAKKSGSLVGVLISVTTVPAAANVAVAAAYGVWHEAAGSALQLVINLCAIVIAGLLTLGVQQLWWWNVARRTTGPVRASRPRHPVGG; translated from the coding sequence ATGCTGCACCTGAGGATCATCGCCCCGACCGACGAGGCGAAGGCGGTGACGGATCTGCTCGCCGAGGAGGCCGGCGTGGCCCATCTGGCGGTGCTTCCCGGTGCCGCCCGACGGCCCCCGGGGGACCTGATCCTCTGTGACGTGGTGCGGGAGAGCGCCGACCAGGTGCTGCGCCGGCTCCAGGAGCTCGGGGTGGAGGCGCGCGGCGGGATCTCCGCCGACGACGTCGAGCTGACGGTTTCCGCCGCGGCGGAGAAGGCCGCCCGCGAGGCTCCGGGGCACGGCGAGGACGCCGTGGTGTGGGACGAGATCGCCGCGAAGACCGGCGAACAGACCGTGCTCACCGGCACCTACCTCGTACTGATCATGGTCGCCACGATGATCGCCGGCGTCGGCGTCCTGCTGGACCAGCCGATCCTCATCGTCGGCGCCATGGTGGTGGGTCCGGAGTTCGGGCCGCTCGCCGCCCTCTGCGTCGCGCTGCTGCGGCGCAACCGGCGGATCATCGTTCGCTCGGTGCAGGCCCTGGTGGTCGGCTTCCTGGCGGCCATGGCGGTCACCGTGCTGAGCACGTGGGCGCTGACCGCGGCCGGCCTGGTCGGGCGGCAGATGCTGCTCGCCGAGCGTCCGCTGACCGACTTCATCTGGCGGCCCGACGCGCTCTCCTGGGTGATCGGGCTGTTGGCCGGGGTCGCCGGCATGCTCTCCCTGACCGCGAAGAAGTCGGGTTCGCTGGTCGGCGTGCTGATCTCGGTGACCACCGTGCCAGCGGCCGCGAACGTCGCCGTCGCCGCCGCGTACGGGGTGTGGCACGAGGCGGCCGGCTCGGCGCTGCAACTCGTCATCAACCTCTGCGCCATCGTCATCGCCGGGCTGCTCACCCTCGGGGTGCAGCAGCTCTGGTGGTGGAACGTGGCGCGGCGGACCACCGGGCCGGTCAGGGCCAGTCGTCCCCGGCATCCAGTCGGCGGGTGA
- a CDS encoding aminotransferase class I/II-fold pyridoxal phosphate-dependent enzyme — translation MTFPDRVSAPVVRQPGPDPVAERILLSPPDVGALEESYVLNALRSGWVAPAGPDLDAFEREVAHRVGCAHAVALASGTAGLHLALVALGAGPGDVVVVPTLTFAATANAVVYTGAEPIFVDCEPATGNLDPDLLHDLLRDLQLRGRRVAAVLPVDIFGSCADYGRILPLCAEAGVPVVEDAAEALGAVHAGRAAGSFGRAAVVSFNGNKIITTSGGGMLLSDDAALAARCRYLSTQARQPVAHYEHTEVGYNYRLSNLLAALGRAQLRRLDEMIARRRRLRERYAKLFAAVPGVRLLADEDEGSNCWLTAIVVDPAVAGWRARDLADHLDERRIETRPVWKPMHLQPVFASARSLLTGASERLFADGLVLPSGSALSEREIVRVLTATRQFLDGR, via the coding sequence ATGACGTTCCCGGACCGGGTGAGCGCACCTGTGGTCCGCCAACCCGGGCCCGATCCGGTGGCCGAGCGGATCCTTCTGTCGCCCCCCGACGTGGGCGCGCTCGAAGAGTCGTACGTCCTGAACGCGCTCCGGTCCGGTTGGGTGGCGCCCGCCGGTCCCGACCTCGACGCCTTCGAACGCGAGGTCGCCCACCGGGTCGGCTGCGCGCACGCGGTGGCGCTTGCCTCCGGCACCGCAGGACTTCACCTGGCGCTGGTCGCGCTCGGCGCCGGCCCCGGGGACGTCGTGGTGGTGCCGACCCTGACGTTCGCGGCGACGGCCAACGCCGTGGTGTACACGGGAGCGGAACCGATCTTCGTCGACTGCGAGCCGGCAACGGGCAATCTGGATCCCGACCTTCTCCACGATCTGCTCCGTGACCTGCAGCTACGGGGCCGCCGGGTCGCCGCCGTGCTGCCCGTGGACATCTTCGGCAGCTGCGCCGACTACGGCCGGATCCTGCCGCTCTGCGCGGAGGCCGGAGTGCCGGTGGTGGAGGATGCCGCCGAGGCGCTCGGCGCGGTCCACGCCGGACGCGCCGCCGGCTCTTTCGGCCGGGCGGCGGTCGTCTCGTTCAACGGCAACAAGATCATCACCACCTCGGGCGGCGGAATGCTGCTGTCCGACGACGCCGCTCTCGCGGCCCGCTGTCGCTACCTGTCGACCCAGGCCCGGCAGCCGGTCGCCCACTACGAGCACACCGAGGTGGGCTACAACTACCGGTTGAGCAACCTGCTCGCCGCCCTGGGCAGGGCCCAGTTGCGCCGCCTGGACGAGATGATCGCCCGGCGCCGGCGCCTGCGGGAGCGCTACGCGAAACTGTTCGCCGCGGTCCCGGGGGTCCGCCTGCTCGCGGACGAGGACGAGGGGAGCAACTGCTGGCTCACTGCGATCGTCGTCGATCCGGCCGTCGCCGGCTGGCGGGCGCGGGATCTCGCCGACCATCTCGACGAACGGAGGATCGAAACGCGGCCGGTGTGGAAACCCATGCATCTGCAACCGGTCTTCGCCAGCGCGCGGTCACTGCTCACCGGAGCGTCGGAACGACTCTTCGCGGACGGTCTGGTCCTGCCCAGTGGTTCCGCGCTGAGCGAGCGCGAGATCGTCCGCGTCCTCACCGCGACGCGGCAGTTCCTAGACGGCCGCTGA
- a CDS encoding lipid II:glycine glycyltransferase FemX: MKLEIWNARRAADVSRWEAVHRAWAGREVFAAPAYVRLFAEDHDEPLAAYAETASGFILYPFVLRPITPPHLTGGQRPVVDVVSPYGYGGAFHSGATEIDAKEFWSTFDEFCRSRGVVSEFTRLCLFEDRRLPYPGRTEQKLVNVVRDLRVPPDEMWREFDHKVRKNVQKARRSGIRIDIDETGSRLDDFQRIYQDTMDRRHARSSYYFPREFFETIVRELPGQFVFFHARHGADVVSTELVLRSGGTLYSFLGGTVRSAFDLRPNDLLKYEVIRWGQQTGHTHFVLGGGHASDDGIFRYKRAFAPHGLVPYLVGSRVFDEDRYDRLVAAHRARGQRRLPGWEPDPDFFPAYRQQLPCETAS, from the coding sequence ATGAAGCTCGAAATCTGGAACGCCCGGCGTGCCGCCGACGTGAGCCGCTGGGAGGCCGTGCACCGGGCCTGGGCCGGACGAGAGGTCTTCGCCGCTCCCGCCTACGTGCGTCTGTTCGCCGAGGACCATGACGAGCCGCTCGCCGCGTACGCGGAGACAGCGTCCGGGTTCATCCTGTACCCGTTCGTGCTACGGCCGATCACCCCGCCCCACCTCACCGGCGGACAGCGGCCGGTGGTGGACGTCGTGAGTCCTTACGGCTACGGCGGAGCGTTCCACAGCGGCGCCACCGAGATCGACGCCAAGGAGTTTTGGTCGACCTTCGACGAGTTCTGCCGGTCCCGCGGAGTCGTCTCCGAGTTCACCCGGCTCTGCCTGTTCGAGGATCGCCGCCTGCCCTACCCGGGGCGCACCGAGCAGAAGCTCGTCAACGTCGTCCGGGACCTGCGGGTGCCGCCGGACGAGATGTGGCGGGAGTTCGACCACAAGGTCCGGAAGAACGTGCAGAAGGCCAGGCGATCGGGTATCCGGATCGACATCGACGAGACCGGGTCACGCCTCGATGACTTCCAGCGCATTTACCAGGACACGATGGATCGCCGGCACGCCAGGTCGAGCTACTACTTCCCGCGGGAGTTCTTCGAGACCATCGTCCGGGAGCTGCCCGGGCAGTTCGTCTTCTTCCACGCCCGCCACGGAGCGGACGTCGTCTCGACCGAGCTGGTCCTCCGATCCGGCGGAACGCTGTACTCGTTCCTGGGTGGCACCGTACGGTCCGCGTTCGACCTTCGCCCCAACGACCTGCTCAAGTACGAGGTCATCCGATGGGGGCAGCAGACCGGGCACACGCACTTCGTGCTTGGCGGGGGCCACGCGTCCGACGACGGGATCTTCCGCTACAAACGGGCGTTCGCTCCCCACGGCCTGGTTCCCTACCTGGTCGGCAGCCGGGTGTTCGACGAGGACAGGTACGACCGCCTGGTGGCCGCGCACCGGGCTCGCGGACAGCGCCGACTGCCCGGCTGGGAACCAGACCCCGACTTCTTCCCGGCGTACCGGCAGCAGCTCCCCTGCGAGACAGCGTCATGA
- a CDS encoding aspartate aminotransferase family protein: protein MSDGGRWEVGSAYPLMLPSGSGRLQPAGDNRLFGSGRQALRALLEFGRREYGWEAVHLPTYYSPSVAPHISDLLPVRRYDAGPLGPPPRPLAGPSDVVVAMSYFGAPPALPVTAGTLVVDVTHDPVAPWIEQVRADYYYASLHKTLPLPDGGLLWSGTGHGLPSVVPPTENHLATVSRILSAMCLKAAYRDGAPVTKEQFLPLYAAGEQGFRSTLVSGISDFSREALRLLPAVEMRRRRVENAAELASGLREIAGARIHEHTFGVVLEFDSPERREAVRRGLVARYVYPAVLWDLRAPEAPPHQVDFSRRMLHLHTDARWTEDDMRRVAAIVRRVSEGCPAARERHAALSSHPTES, encoded by the coding sequence ATGAGCGACGGCGGCCGCTGGGAGGTGGGCTCCGCGTACCCGCTGATGCTGCCCTCCGGCAGCGGTCGACTCCAACCGGCCGGGGACAACCGGCTCTTCGGTTCTGGGCGGCAGGCGTTGCGGGCCCTGCTCGAGTTCGGCCGGCGGGAGTACGGCTGGGAAGCGGTACATCTGCCGACCTACTACAGCCCTTCGGTGGCTCCGCACATCAGCGACCTGCTGCCCGTCCGGCGGTACGACGCCGGACCGCTCGGTCCGCCGCCGCGTCCTCTCGCCGGGCCCTCGGACGTGGTGGTCGCCATGTCCTACTTCGGAGCGCCACCGGCCCTGCCGGTGACGGCGGGAACCCTGGTCGTCGACGTGACCCACGATCCGGTCGCTCCGTGGATCGAGCAGGTCCGCGCCGACTACTACTATGCCTCGCTGCACAAGACGTTGCCGTTGCCCGACGGAGGGCTGCTCTGGTCCGGCACCGGCCACGGGCTGCCGTCCGTCGTGCCGCCGACCGAGAACCACCTCGCCACGGTGAGCCGGATCCTGTCCGCCATGTGCCTGAAGGCGGCCTACCGGGACGGCGCGCCGGTCACCAAGGAACAGTTCCTTCCGCTGTACGCGGCCGGCGAGCAGGGCTTCCGCTCGACGCTGGTGAGTGGCATCTCGGACTTCTCCCGCGAGGCACTCCGCCTGCTGCCGGCGGTGGAGATGCGGCGGCGGCGCGTCGAGAACGCGGCGGAGCTGGCGTCCGGGCTACGGGAGATTGCCGGTGCCCGGATCCATGAGCACACCTTCGGTGTGGTGCTCGAGTTCGACTCCCCCGAGCGGCGGGAAGCCGTCCGTCGGGGTCTCGTCGCCAGGTACGTGTACCCGGCCGTGCTCTGGGACCTCAGGGCTCCGGAGGCTCCGCCGCACCAGGTCGACTTCTCCCGGCGGATGCTCCACCTGCATACGGACGCGAGATGGACCGAGGACGACATGCGACGCGTGGCGGCCATCGTGCGCCGGGTGTCCGAGGGGTGCCCGGCCGCGCGTGAGCGGCACGCCGCCCTGTCGTCGCACCCGACCGAAAGCTGA
- a CDS encoding sugar transferase — MTSRQLRYDRIKRGFDVLVAGLGLVALSPVLLAVGVAIMRKMGRPVFFRQIRPGLNGRLFTLRKFRTMDPVGRGRVGDGERLTPLGAWLRKTSLDELPTLWNVLRGDMSLVGPRPLLAEYLDRYTPEQARRHEVRPGVTGLAQVSGRNALSWEEKFAYDVRYVDSRCFRLDLRILLVTVGKVLHREGVSAEGHPTCPEFMGTAGSLLEVDRGGASRGAG; from the coding sequence GTGACCTCCCGACAGCTTCGATACGACCGGATCAAACGGGGATTCGACGTCCTCGTCGCCGGCCTCGGGCTGGTGGCGCTGTCCCCGGTCCTGCTCGCCGTCGGCGTGGCGATCATGCGGAAGATGGGGCGCCCGGTGTTCTTCCGCCAGATCCGGCCGGGGCTGAACGGACGGCTGTTCACGCTGCGGAAGTTCCGGACGATGGACCCGGTGGGCCGGGGCAGGGTCGGCGACGGCGAACGGCTGACTCCGCTGGGTGCCTGGCTCCGTAAGACCAGCCTCGACGAGCTGCCGACGCTGTGGAACGTCCTGCGTGGCGACATGAGCCTGGTGGGGCCGCGCCCGCTGCTTGCGGAGTACCTGGACCGGTACACGCCTGAACAGGCGCGCCGGCACGAGGTGAGACCGGGGGTCACCGGGTTGGCGCAGGTATCCGGCCGCAATGCACTCAGCTGGGAGGAGAAGTTTGCCTACGACGTCCGCTACGTCGACAGCCGCTGCTTCCGGCTGGATCTGCGGATCCTTCTCGTGACGGTGGGAAAGGTTCTCCACCGCGAGGGCGTCTCCGCGGAGGGCCACCCCACCTGTCCTGAGTTCATGGGCACGGCCGGATCTCTGCTGGAGGTCGACCGCGGTGGTGCGTCCCGAGGAGCAGGGTGA